Genomic DNA from Epinephelus moara isolate mb chromosome 24, YSFRI_EMoa_1.0, whole genome shotgun sequence:
ATCATGACTCAGCAAAAGTTTGTCAATGAAACATGATTAGAGGCTCACATCTCCACATGATTTGGTGACTTATGATGCGCCAGAATATGACATGTATCAGTTTATCTAATGTCAAATTTACCCTGCTGTGAATGCAGCTGTGTGTTGTTTGAACCATGGAGTTATGATAGAGCACTCTGTCAACAACAAAATGCAACAAAGAACATGTTGAATCTGTTGTTTATCATCACAATGTCGCTGTGTGTCAAAAAAtacaatgtgaacacaacacagatgATCAGATtaggttttatttattcaaacaaactcaataataaagtatgacatttttaactGAAGGTAAATGTGATGATACATCACAACAGTACTCACAGTGAGTAGAGGATCAGTCGTCTTTACAAGAGATACAAATAGTTTGAGATCAATCAACACTTAGTCgtacattaaacattaaaaatggaCATTACTTGCACTTTAACAAAAGTATAGGATAAAAACTGACCTTAGAAGTCGGTTTTACAGTAAAAGGATAAACACACTGATCTTAGAACAGatcatttttaaatcatcaCATAAGTGAGAGAAAGTTCACTGTGACAAAACGTCCACAAAAGGACAGTTAGGATTTTTGATAAATTCAAAATCATCAATACCTATCAAGAGGTAATAAATCTCTCCATGCACAGTATTGTACCAACACATGATGTGCAGTGAGACATAAAAGTATCACAGGAAAATTGTGACATTaatcaaaactttaaaaaaaataaaaaaataaacatttggaTCTAACAACAGATCAGTTTTGAGGAGTACATTATGACAATATGTCTAAAAAAACCCAGACAtttcaattttctttttactgtgaACAATCAAGACATAACAAATGTTACCATAGCAATATAAACTTCTAATACAGtgagatataataataataataatgataataataataataataattgctgATGCAATCGGATTTGGTTCATGCAACATGCATGATAAGAAGTTCTCTTTCATAATGAaagatgttgttgttgtcatttcctcaaacacacaaaataaaacctgtaCAAACAGaagaacactgtaaaaaaaaaaaaaagaaagaaaaagtaattttacaGCCAATGTTCTgtaattttttacagatttttcctgttttccaaTAAAACATTGAAATGCTAGTAGATTTACAGATATTTTCAGTAATTTTaggttttatatttaaaattacaGTTAATTAACCATAATTTAAGATTACATTAATATTATGTTTTGTAATGACAATCTATTGTATTTGTACATATTTAACTCTAATTTTACATACagttttctgtatgtttttacaggtttaccACCATTTTCGATAAGACAATGAAATAACTGTAAATTAACAGATACTAGcagtaatttaaatatttacctTTAGAATTACATGTAATTACCAATAATATTACACTATTACTATGATATTTAAAGGTAAATTAACATATTTCTTTCctattcaaatgtaattttacatAAAATGTGATGCAGTTTTACAGATCTTTCTTGATAATGAagaaatgtatgtaaaattaCAGAAATCTGTAGTGTTTTCCATAAAATTGCAGGTCATTAAGCATGTGTGGTTAAGGTGATTTTATGTTAGGTAATGAGTAGTATTTGTACAAACACAAAAGTAATTGACTGTACATTACTGTATAAGACAACTTAAAgtatattattttacaaaaagtgcactttaaataatgtaattttACAGAAAGTATTCTTACagatgtttgcttttttaaacaataaaatgcctgtatatttacagatattgggagtttaaaaaattaatttaaatttttatatatttatatggtACACATTTTGTATAAAatggggttgttgtttttttttcacaggtttatCACCATTTTCAATAAGACAATAACTGTAGATTAACATATATTAGCAGTAATTTAAACATTTACCcttaaaattacaaaatactaaCCATAATAAGATTACATtgttattatgtttttaaaggcaACTCAACATGTCTTTTTcatattcaaatgtaattttacatgtgatgtcattttacAGATCTTTCCTAATAATTGTAATGAAGAAATTTATATAAAATTACAGAAATCTGTGATTATTTCACAAAATTGCAGGTTATTTAGCATCCGTGGTTAaagtgattttatgtttttcaacTGTACATTACTGTAGAAAGacaatttaaaatattattttatggaACGTGCACTTTAATTAATGCAGTTTTACAAAAAGTATTCTGTATTCTGACAGGTTTTGACTTTCAAACAATGAAATGCCTGTAGATTTGGAGATATTGGGAGTAATTTAAATTTTGCCATTAAAATTCCAGGTAATTTACCATGATTTAAGATTATGTTAATATTATGTTTTCAATGGCAATTTATTATATTTGTAAAGATTTGAAtgtaattttacattaaatgtGAGGTATTAATTTACAGATTGCTGTCCATGGTAACAAAGACATACACAATTACAGAAATCATCAGTCATTCAAAGTGTATTCCTTAAAATTGGGGGTTATTAATCATGtgtttaaagtgtatttttaaaagggTAATTGATggtataaataaaacatacatgcATCATACATAAAAGTAATTCACTGAAaactactgtaaaaaaaataaataaattatatatgtatgtgtatatatatatatatatatatatatatatatatatatatatatatatNNNNNNNNNNNNNNNNNNNNNNNNNNNNNNNNNNNNNNNNNNNNNNNNNNNNNNNNNNNNNNNNNNNNNNNNNNNNNNNNNNNNNNNNNNNNNNNNNNNNNNNNNNNNNNNNNNNNNNNNNNNNNNNNNNNNNNNNNNNNNNNNNNNNNNNNNNNNNNNNNNNNNNNNNNNNNNNNNNNNNNNNNNNNNNNNNNNNNNNNNNNNNNNNNNNNNNNNNNNNNNNNNNNNNNNNNNNNNNNNNNNNNNNNNNNNNNNNNNNNNNNNNNNNNNNNNNNNNNNNNNNNNNNNNNNNNNNNNNNNNNNNNNNNNNNNNNNNNNNNNNNNNNNNNNNNNNNNNNNNNNNNNNNNNNNNNNNNNNNNNNNNNNNNNNNNNNNNNNNNNNNNNNNNNNNNNNNNNNNNNNNNNNNNNNNNNNNNNNNNNNNNNNNNNNNNNNNNNNNNNNNNNNNNNNNNNNNNNNNNNNNNNNNNNNNNNNNNNNNNNNNNNNNNNNNNNNNNNNNNNNNNNNNNNNNNNNNNNNNNNNNNNNNNNNNNNNNNNNNNNNNNNNNNNNNNNNNNNNNNNNNNNNNNNNNNNNNNNNNNNNNNNNNNNNNNNNNNNNNNNNNNNNNNNNNNNNNNNNNNNNNNNNNNNNNNNNNNNNNNNNNNNNNNNNNNNNNNNNNNNNNNNNNNNNNNNNNNNNNNNNNNNNNNNNNNNNNNNNNNNNNNNNNNNNNNNNNNNNNNNNNNNNNNNNNNNNNNNNNNNNNNNNNNNNNNNNNNNNNNNNNNNNNNNNNNNNNNNNNNNNNNNNNNNNNNNNNNNNNNNNNNNNNNNNNNNNNNNNNNNNNNNNNNNNNNNNNNNNNNNNNNNNNNNNNNNNNNNNNNNNNNNNNNNNNNNNNNNNNNNNNNNNNNNNNNNNNNNNNNNNNNNNNNNNNNNNNNNNNNNNNNNNNNNNNNNNNNNNNNNNNNNNNNNNNNNNNNNNNNNNNNNNNNNNNNNNNNNNNNNNNNNNNNNNNNNNNNNNNNNNNNNNNNNNNNNNNNNNNNNNNNNNNNNGATATAGTGAATAAACAGATGAAGAAGAAACAGATACAGCAGGTGTTATTTTTTCATGTCTGACATATTCTACATATTTAAAGACGCTGAAACTGTAGAACTATGTCTATTTCTGCTGAGAACAGTGCACTTGTGGAAAAAGAAGGTGAAACTCCGAATCTCTAGATGACGTTCTGCTCACACTGGCTGTGTGACTGCTCTCACCTCAACATGGGAGCTGAAATAAAAACCAAGACGTTCTGCGATGCAGACAATGCACTGAACACACTGTCTGCACACGCAGGCAGTGTGTCCTGGACTTAAGACCTTTAATACATGCAAAGTGACCATAAGCAACNGTGAAACTCCGAATCTCTAGATGACGTTCTGCTCACACTGGCTGTGTGACTGCTCTCACCTCAACATGGGAGCTGAAATAAAAACCAAGACGTTCTGCGATGCAGACAATGCACTGAACACACTGTCTGCACACGCAGGCAGTGTGTCCTGGACTTAAGACCTTTAATACATGCAAAGTGACCATAAGCAACTTACCCATTAAGTGCTCCACTCATACTCTGCAATGCGGTTGATAAGGGTCAGGATTTTCGGGTTCACTGCattgctctttttcttttccaggCGCTCTACTTTGGAGCCCTTCTCAGGATTGATCTTAAAGATGCACCTGGACATAAAGGAGtggtaaaaaaatacaaaaactgttCAACAAAACATTATCTAAATCAAGATTTCGGACACACAGATCATCGTCTATTTGCGTCATCACCATCAGTTATAGAGTCATGCAACGGTAAATGTGGAGCACTGCATTGTGCGATTGTTAGCATGAAGTAGTGAATATGTCATGGACACTCCTTTTTTCCTTCCATTATGGAATTTCTGAGGGCACTATATAGTGGATATATTTACACACTCAGCATTCAGACCCAGCCTATTCATTTCTGTCCACTGTACTGAAAATTTGTTTTTGGTCTTATCTTTTGACTCATTTGAGCTACCCTACTAATTCAAGATGTGCTCTATAGAGGACCTGGCCTTTCCAATGATAATAATAGCCTTTTTATGATTGTCAACTGTAATGGACATGAGAACCATTTAATGAGGTTAGCGAATAGATAACTAGCTTGCTAGTTCTTTGTTTACATTCAAATCTCTtcccaaaaacacatttctttgtgGGGTAATAAACATGGTGAATGTATTTTCTATGTAAAGTaattaatgtaataaataaatacctgtTTATAACAATGTTTCATTCAACCTGTTTCCACTATTGTAGGAGGCAGAATATGGTGTAAGACAGCCATCAAAAAGATGTGTGCATAATTTTAACCATTCGTATTCGTAATGTTAAACATTTGTATGTCAATAAAATTGTTGTACACACAATTCTGCTGTCATATACGTGAGTCTGTGAAATTGTTCGGGTTAGGATTGTTTTTATGTGAGTATGAATCTTAAAGCTGTGAGTGCAAAGTCTTGTGAATACAACTCTAATTTCTACGACTACGAAGTCCTCACTGTGAACACAAATTCAAGTTTGTGGGTACGAGTGGCAAAGTGTTGAAGTTACGTCACTCAGGTCATAGGCAGGTCACAGGGGAAAGTAATCGAACCGCGATTCCTCCAAACAAAGGCAAAGATGGCCGATGACAGCGGACCGGGTGGAGCTGCCAGCTTATGTTGCTGTGTCCTATTTCTGAAGTCCTGTAAATCATTCTTTAGACCAAACAGCCTACAGCAAGAAATTTCTGATGTAAGACACTAACAGCAGAGTTGGAACAGAAGGTCATGCAGGGTTGACTCTGAGCTGAGAGTAAATGATGAAGGTATAGTGTACAGGTGGTGCTGTGACTGGCTGGTAACTGAAGCCTGATCCACTGAATCGTGTCTGATAAGAACAACCCAagtgtgtctttatttttcattttcatttctgccaCACTATCAACACATGCTCATTCTTCCATACAGGTAGGCCTATGTGTGGTtctgaaatgaaaagtaaataCATGCTATCTATAACTAGGTTGTAAATAAACCTCTTTGTATTACTTTTCTTCACGTTCTCTTCAAGAAAACAGTTCGCAAAATAGTTTAACCAACAATTACCAGCAATTACTGTGTGTGCAGAGTTGTTACTGTTAGCAGTGGTATTTAACTGGGTTTCCACCGTAATGCCCTGTTGCCTGAGCGAAACAGAGTGGAAGTAGGTTAAGCTGCCTCTccaccagtagatggcagtatgAGTACTTAAATGTATGCCTggtttgtctctttgtgaacTGTTGGCTTATTTTCCAGGTTACTGATCTAGATGTATTTAATActattcatttaatttgttatttgatgTTTATTTACAACCTAGTTATAGATAGCATGTATATACTTTTCATTTCAGAACCACACATAAGCCTACCTGTATGGAAGAATGAGCATGTGTTGATAGTGtggcagaaatgaaaatgaaaaacaaaggaaaaataaagacacactTGGGTTGTTCTTATCAGACACGATTCAGTGGATCAGGCTTCAGTTACCAGCCAGTCACAGCACCACCTGTACACTATACCTTCATCATTTACTCTCAGCTCAGAGTCAACCCTGCATGACCTTCTGTTCCAACTCTGCTGTTAGCGTCTTACATCAGAAATTTCTTGCTGTAGGCTGTTTGGTCTAAAGAATGATTTACAGGACTTCAGAAATAGGACACAGCAACATAAGCTGGCAGCTCCACCCGGTCCGCTGTCGTCGGCCATGCGCGTTTGGAGGAATCACGGTTCGATTACTTTCCCCTGTGACCTGCCTGTGACCTGAGTGACGTAACTTCAACACTTTGCCACTCGTACCCACAAACTTGAATTCGTGTTCACAGTGAGGACTTCGTAGTCGTAGAAATTAGAGTTGTATTCACAAGACTTTGCACTCACAGCTTTTAGATTCATACTCACATAAAAACAATCCTAACCCGAACAATTTCACAGACTCACGTATATGACAGCAGAATTGTGTGTACAACAATTTTATTGACatacaaatatttaacattACGAATACGAATGGTTAAAATTATGCACACATCTTTTTGATAGCTGTCttaaggcctctacacatgatcagctgtaaaaccgctttgcgctggctgtcccattgtttgtctatggagagggcgGCAACacctgacaaagcggcaccgctacccttggTGCCGCGCACCGCTCGGATTTTCCGCCCAAGCGCTGCgctcagagttgaaattatttgaactttGACCGCGCCGCACCTGGCGGTGGGTGAAGCGCGTTGTTCTTATCATGTGAAGGCCGCTTTACACCATAGCAGAAGAGGTCCTGGAGAAAGTTTTAgaggtgtctgtctgtctgtctgtctctctctgttcctctgtctgtttctctctctcttcctctgtctgtctgtctgtctgtctgtctgtctgtcttcctctgccctctctgtccctctctctctcttcctctgtctgtctttcttcctgtctgtgtgtctctctctcttcctctgtctgtctctctcttcctctgccctctctgtctctctctctcttcctctgtctgtcttcctgtctgtctgtgtgtctctctcttcctctgtctgtctgtgtgtctctctcttcctctgtctgtctgtgtgtctctctcttcctctgtctgtctgtctgtctNNNNNNNNNNNNNNNNNNNNNNNNNNNNNNNNNNNNNNNNNNNNNNNNNNNNNNNNNNNNNNNNNNNNNNNNNNNNNNNNNNNNNNNNNNNNNNNNNNNNNNNNNNNNNNNNNNNNNNNNNNNNNNNNNNNNNNNNNNNNNNNNNNNNNNNNNNNNNNNNNNNNNNNNNNNNNNNNNNNNNNNNNNNNNNNNNNNNNNNNNNNNNNNNNNNNNNNNNNNNNNNNNNNNNNNNNNNNNNNNNNNNNNNNNNNNNNNNNNNNNNNNNNNNNNNNNNNNNNNNNNNNNNNNNNNNNNNNNNNNNNNNNNNNNNNNNNNNNNNNNNNNNNNNNNNNNNNNNNNNNNNNNNNNNNNNNNNNNNNNNNNNNNNNNNNNNNNNNNNNNNNNNNNNNNNNNNNNNNNNNNNNNNNNNNNNNNNNNNNNNNNNNNNNNNNNNNNNNNNNNNNNNNNNNNNNNNNNNNNNNNNNNNNNNNNNNNNNNNNNNNNNNNNNNNNNNNNNNNNNNNNNNNNNNNNNNNNNNNNNNNNNNNNNNNNNNNNNNNNNNNNNNNNNNNNNNNNNNNNNNNNNNNNNNNNNNNNNNNNNNNNNNNNNNNNNNNNNNNNNNNNNNNNNNNNNNNNNNNNNNNNNNNNNNNNNNNNNNNNNNNNNNNNNNNNNNNNNNNNNNNNNNNNNNNNNNNNNNNNNNNNNNNNNNNNNNNNNNNNNNNNNNNNNNNNNNNNNNNNNNNNNNNNNNNNNNNNNNNNNNNNNNNNNNNNNNNNNNNNNNgattattatttatttttgattgattacattcatgttcttattttacaaataaatcagacgttactcaacagttactcagtacttgagtagttttttcaccaaatactcttttactcttactcaagtaattattgggatgactactttttacttttacttgagtaatattgttctaaagtatcagtactcttacttgagtacaatatttggctactctacccacctctggacatcagtactgacaagactgctgctcttcagagaccgtgcatcaccgatcaccctgagcgcgcacacgtgaacgcagagcacagagaagcagtcagagctacaggctacagtgaggctaaaaacagagttcaaatgacgtttttcgaaacaactttttatgtcggggctgcagcacacttggatcactacagatgagcagcatggagatactttgtggattcaattttgtgtccttggacgttagtctggggcgccgtctgccattaggtgtgctagccgctcccctcaccgatctccgcaagggatgtgaggactctaaaacttcaccagggcctccatcagcatatgggtgagtagataatggctgaattttcatttttgggtgcactatccctttaagagggAGCTGTTCATTTTCCAATAAGATACTTTTTTAAGTCCAGATGTatcaagaaaaagacaaacattaatTGTTATTGCCTTGCGATTTGTTAAGGGTGTAGATAAAACCATCACAACCATGATACTGTCCTTATCAAATGTTTTGGATACAAGCCAAAGGTCTATACGAGAATGTCTGGAACAATCCTTATTACTCCACGTGTAAATTTGACTCTTTGGAAATTTCTCTCTCCATATATCAGTTCTTCCTGAGTTCAATCCTTGCCTTTGGTTTGATTTACTCTTTTGAGCTTTGTTCCTTCCCAgcttatctgagttctgttgtatggTTGTGCTCTATacagatttaattgcaaactacaactgtttggtaagttaaagatgtgttgctgattacagcttgaagtggcgatgaggtcttaaAATATTTTGAGAAGGTcttttaaaaaggtattgaaattaacttCAGGATTCCTGTATATACTCTGGTAATGTATGATAATAAAGCAACTCAAATTAGAAATGATAATTTCAGTTCTCATGAATGTTTGTCTGTAAAACGCCAAAAGGTTTACACGGATTGTCTAAACAAATGCCTGTTTTCTCCCTAGATGGAAAATCGGAGGTATTTAAGGAGGCCCCAGCAGCCAAGCAAGTGAAGAGACAGTTTGAAATGATTTGACAACAGTTTCTCACGCACAGTATGTATTGCCCAAATTGAATGTATCCTAAAAtgatttttacatttgtttaatttgCAAGAAATAGTTACAAAGTTTAATGGCTTTGACCTAAGTCCAGATATTGCTGATTGTCTTCATaagctgctcctgtgcttcaCAATTGTGGAACAGAGTCCAGCTCCCAACACACATTCATTGCATTGAGAAAAAGGCCTCAAAATTACTCTTATTGCACATAACAGTCAATAAGTAGAATCTGCTAGTTTATGTTAGAAAAACCTATGTAATTATGTGAAATTTTAATCGCCATTCCACGGGGATACGTTGCTTTTTCACTGCGGTGAAAAAAGAATCCATACCATACATACACAATGTTGACTTGCCTTATAACAAATGTAGACATCCTTCTTTATCTTCTTTACGTTGAGTTGACTGTGGTCTACCACACAGCTTAATCCACCAGAGACATTTAGCTCTGTTTAGATGTGGTTTAGGTAATGGGATGTCGGGAATGAAATATACCCCATTGCCTAGCCTCTCAGGTATGGAAGCAAATCGtgactaatatttaaattaaaatgtatttgtagaaatgctttttcattttaagaatgtggctgtaTTATTtgattcataaataaaattaatcgtcaatcatcctatttgcattttaattttcttcttcaagactgctcattcttttacttaattaaaatgaaaaagaaaaagtcatttgagatttaattttcaaaatatgccccagcaaatagataccaaaattcaatatgaaatgtaaaatttgaaaattaaaatgcatttgcagaaatgctttttcattttaagaatgtggctgcattNNNNNNNNNNNNNNNNNNNNNNNNNNNNNNNNNNNNNNNNNNNNNNNNNNNNNNNNNNNNNNNNNNNNNNNNNNNNNNNNNNNNNNNNNNNNNNNNNNNNNNNNNNNNNNNNNNNNNNNNNNNNNNNNNNNNNNNNNNNNNNNNNNNNNNNNNNNNNNNNNNNNNNNNNNNNNNNNNNNNNNNNNNattcttaaaatgaaaaagcatttctgcaaatgcattttaattttcaaattttacatttcatattgaattttggtatctatttgctggggcatattttgaaaattaaatctcaaatgactttttctttttcattttaattaagtaaaagaatgagcattatattatattacagtaTAATGGGCATTTATCAActataatatactgtattttaattaattttgacTGTAACATCTACtctgtatttttacagttattGTATGTAGTTCTGTGATACAGttatttactgtaattttacGGTATCCATTTGGAAACTTTGTTGccagtgtttttacctttttttttttttacagtttcttaaATACTGTAAAATTACAGAGATTAACCTGAAGGGTAtctgattttaatgttttttgacaTATGTATGTTATTTTACAGTATAATGGGCATTTATCAActataatatactgtattttaattaattttgacTGTAAAAATCTACtctgtatttttacagttattGTACGTAGTTCTGTGATATGGttatttactgtaattttacGGTATCTGTTTGGAAACTTTGCTGCCAGTGCTTTtaccgtttttttttcatcatcaaaTGTCAGAATTCAGAAGAATTCATTTCCAGTAATCTTTGACCAATATGGTCATCTGAGTTTGTCTGGTAGTAACTCCAGTCTGTAGGTGTCTACCACGGCCTCCAGAGGGCGCTGTTGACTGGACTCTGTTCTTTGGTGATGCTGGTCTGGACTGTGGAGCTCAGAGGAGAGAAGTCAGCCTCTGTCAGGTTGTTATCAGAGGAAGACTGCAGCTTGTTGAAGTGGTTCAGCAGTCTTCTGTGGGACTGTGTCTTCACCTGCTCTTTGGACAGGAAGTGTGTCACCTGTTGGACACACCTGGAATAGCCCTGACCGACAGCTGCTGAGTCCACAgcttgatgctgctgctgcagctgtgtcatGAAACACACTGTCATCTCCAGGATGTCTGCTTTCTCCAGCTTGGAGTCTGGCTGCTGTTTGAGGAACTCTGGACCCAGGAGAGACTTGAGCTGCTCAATGCTGCTGTTGATTCGCTCTCTGCGTAATTTCTCCACCAGAGGCTTTCTGAGCTGCAGGAAGAAGAACAAAGTCATTAATAAACTTATTCTGGAGTAAAGTGTCAGCATGAAGCTTTTATTAACAATATATACGTCTTGTTGAATCTTGAGTTTACCTTGTGGGTCAGAGTGAGATGCTCCTGAGAATTGGTCATTGCTGCAGTGATTGTAGGTGCCATGTCTGGATCTGTGTGCTGTAGAGGTCTCTGTAGAGAGAATCTGATCTCTGCTGGCTTCATCCCTCCTATTTATAGTCCCACATCTCCATATCAATGTGTGGGTCTGGGTATGACTGGACTTTCTCACCGTTTTCAGCCCATCAGAGTGCTGCTCAAAATAAAAGGGAACGCTGAGCCGCCACATGCTCAGTGGTCATATTAGACGAACAGATGGAGGACAGGATCAATGACCGTAATGAATCACACATGCAGTGGACTGTGGATTCTATATATAGTCAAAGTATAAAAATCACTTACATTCTGTAGGGTACAAATCACTGAATAGAAACATCAGTGGAAAAATGATTTGTCCCTAACATGTCTGCAATACTCATTGAAATCCTTGGAGGTGATTAAAAGTATATCATCTGTATGCCGGCTCCAAAACACAAAAGcatttaaatatacattttgaTCCCAGTTGGATCTTTGTCAGGTTAAAATAGTTTTGGTTGCCACACTGATATGTGCACCAATAGCCTGACAGGCTCTATGATGACAGGTGGTGATAAGCAGCTCAAAACAAttagcaattaaaaaaaatacacaatcgAAGTTTTACcgaaaagaaaaatacaaaaaacagctgACTGAAGTGCTGAGGGTCACACTACATGGAAACTGT
This window encodes:
- the LOC126386691 gene encoding transcription factor HES-5-like, with the protein product MKPAEIRFSLQRPLQHTDPDMAPTITAAMTNSQEHLTLTHKLRKPLVEKLRRERINSSIEQLKSLLGPEFLKQQPDSKLEKADILEMTVCFMTQLQQQHQAVDSAAVGQGYSRCVQQVTHFLSKEQVKTQSHRRLLNHFNKLQSSSDNNLTEADFSPLSSTVQTSITKEQSPVNSALWRPW